GCCTTACCCTTACTTTTAATTACAGGTCATCGTTGTAGAAGAACTTCTGCTTTGAGATACTGCCGTACCCGAACTATTACTCCGAGTAGTCGAATAGCCAGAGATGGCGCGATCGCATTTTTGATAAGTAGCTGAATTCGAGCGATGCCCCGTAGGATACCCTAAAGGAGTAGCTTCGCGTCCCGCTTGGCGATCGCCAAACAACCTCAGATGACTTAAGCGATCCAATAAAGATCGGGTTTTGGTGGCATGAGAATCAGAACTAACTTCGACATTGCCATTTTCGACTGATACCTGCATATTGCCAGCTTTGACTTCAACTTCCTGGGCATTAGCCAATCCCACATACAAGCCGACTATTACTGGCGCAATCATCAAGGAAATATATTGCTTAAACATAATTTGTATAACTCCACTTGGAAAACAATTCAGTTGGTTATCTAACAATTACAAGCGGTAGACTTTTTAGAACCTAATGCTTGACTCGTTAATACTTCGACCTATTAGAAAAATTTATGGTTTGTCGATCGGGTAAAAGACGTTAATAATTACTCCGATCTTGCTACTGAAAGCCAAGCCAATTTATTGTAGGATGGTTGTAGGCAGTTTAAGACCGAGCTAAAATTACCCTACTGTTTTAATACGTCTGCTTCTATTTTTTATGCAGCAGTTTCTCGCACGCAACAAACGATACTATTACAGCTTGTTCAAAAAGCTAGCTTTAGGTTTATGTATCGCCTGTTTCTTATCTAATTCGGTTTTTGCTAGTACCGCAGTTAAACAAGCCGAAATTTATAAAATACGTAATCAAGTAGACATAAATTATGGAGCGGCTTTGGACTGGAATAAGGCTGAGCTTGGTGATGTCATAGTCCCCAAAAATTCTGTCCGTACTGGGGCAAATTCTCGCGCCGATATTTTGTTTGATGAAGGTACGTTAGTGAGAACAGGTGCAGGAACTACTTTTCGCTTCCCTCCAGGAAAACGTAGTTTTGAATTAACCAGCGGTGCTGCCTTGATTATGATTCGTCCCGATCAAGGACAAAGTACAATCAATACTCCTGAAGCCAAAGTGGTTTCTCAGGGAACAGCTTTGTTTGTGCAACATAATTCTGAGCGTAGTGCATCTCTAATTGGCGTACTTACTAATAGCCCCGCGGGTTTAGTCAAAGTATCTAGTGCAGATGGCGCAGTCACTCTTGAATTGCAGGCTGGTCAATTTGTTTCAATTGTTCAGGGAGTCGTAGGTTTAGTCGAGCATTTTGTGCTGCCTATGTTTTATGAAACCGTCGAACTAGCGGCAGGGTTGGGGATGAAACCAGAAGCAATGGAGGCTATGCTCGCACAAGAATCGACCGAGGTGCAGACTACCATCAGAGCCGTACAGGCTGAAGC
This is a stretch of genomic DNA from Coleofasciculaceae cyanobacterium. It encodes these proteins:
- a CDS encoding FecR family protein, producing the protein MQQFLARNKRYYYSLFKKLALGLCIACFLSNSVFASTAVKQAEIYKIRNQVDINYGAALDWNKAELGDVIVPKNSVRTGANSRADILFDEGTLVRTGAGTTFRFPPGKRSFELTSGAALIMIRPDQGQSTINTPEAKVVSQGTALFVQHNSERSASLIGVLTNSPAGLVKVSSADGAVTLELQAGQFVSIVQGVVGLVEHFVLPMFYETVELAAGLGMKPEAMEAMLAQESTEVQTTIRAVQAEAIAPLQNQLAWLQGFCKFNITPENIAPLLQLLGINATEAKLNLETLETDLAVIPLRSLDGITWLGEYCRKTQTLPGLEKDDR